The Oleidesulfovibrio alaskensis DSM 16109 DNA window CAGCACACCTTCGGCGAACTGTGCCTCAACAGCGATGACATCGTACTGCTGTCGCAAAAGCCCGGCAGATTTGTGGAAGACGGTCTGGTACAGAACAAGTATCTGGCTCTGGAAGTGCAGAAATCGCCGCTGTACGATCCGCGGGGTGTGCTGATAGGCACCGTGGGCACAGGCAGGGACATAACACGCCAGAAAGAGGCGGAAGAAGCCCTGCGGCGCAGCGAGCACCGCTTCGGCATGGTGCTGCGCGCCACCAGCGACATCATATGGGCCTATGACATCGCCAAAGACACCATGACCTGCGGCAAGATGGACTCGCCCGACCCGTTCCGCGCCATGCAGGAATGCCATTGTCTGCCGGTGCACCATGAAGAACTCAAAGACATCAAAGACCATGTGAGCCGCTTTTTCAGAGAAGGCGGCGACAACCTGCAGCATGAGTTCAATCTTACCGCACACGACGGAAATACCATATGGCTGCTTTCACGCGGGCGTGTCATGGAATTTGACGAAAAAGGCGCGCCGCTGCTGGCCGTGGGGTCGCATACCGACATCACGGAACTGAAAACAGCACAGGTGGCCGCAGAAGCCGCGGCAAAAGCCAAAAGCGCCTTTCTGGCCACCATGAGCCATGAAATACGCACCCCCCTCAACGGTGTACTGGGCATGCTCCAGATACTCGGCAACGAAATTACCGACCCCAAACCGCTGCGCCTGACAAGAACTGCGCTGGATTCCGGACGCAAACTGCTGGCCATCATCAACGATATTCTGGATTTTTCCACCATCGACGCCGGAGCGGCACCGCTGGACCACGCACCTTTGCGCATCCGCGAGACCGTGAACTCCGTGCTGGCCAACTTCAGCGAAGAAGTACGGCAGAAAGGACTCACCCTTACGGCTGTGGTGGACCGGGCAGTACCCGACGTGCTGGTGGGCGATGAATCACGCATCAGACAGATTCTGTTCAATCTTGTGGGCAACGCCGTCAAGTTCACACGCGAAGGTTCCGTGCGCGTCGACGTGCTGCTGCTTACCGCCCCGGCTGACGAAGAGGCGCGGCTGCTGGTAACGGTGGAAGACACGGGCATCGGCATGGAAGCAGAAATGCTGCCGCGCATTTTCGATCCTTTTTTCCAGGTAGACGGAACCTACCGCCGCCGTTATCAGGGCACCGGACTGGGGCTGGGCATCGTACGGTCTCTGGTAAGCATGATGAACGGCAATATAAGCGTGGAAAGCACCCCCGGGGTGGGCACCACCATCTGCTGTTCGCTGCTGCTGCGCAAGGCGCAGCCCCAAGAGCAACCGGCCGGAGGACAGGAGCAGGAAATACCCGCCTTGCCGCCCGCCCGCATTCTGCTGGCGGAAGATGAAGAAGTGAACCGCATGGCCGCCACATATCTGCTGCGCAAAATGGGACACACCGTCACCGCGGCCACCAGCGGACTGCATGTCATCGAACTGCTGCAGGACCATGAACCGGACTGCATTCTCATGGATATCCAGATGCCCGACATGGACGGCATAGAAACCACAAAGGTCATACGCGGCGGCCAGATAGCAGGGCTGGAAAACATACCCATCATAGCGCTGACGGCACATGCCATGAAAGGGGACAAGGAAATATTCCTTGCCGCGGGCATGGACGGCTACATTTCTAAACCCATTGATGCGGCAGAACTGCAGCGCGAACTGTACAGAATACTGCATACCGGCAAAAACAAAAAACCGCCGCACACCAAGCACGACGGCACACAGGAATAACAAACGCAGCCGCGCGGCCGCGGCGGGCAGGCACAGGGCATCAGACCAGCAGACTGCGGTACAGCCGCATGTACGCCCCCGCCATGCGGACGTCGGTAAATTCTTCCAGCGACTGCCTGCCCCCCTGCACCAGACGGGCACACAGCCCCGCGTCCGAAGCCAGACGGGCGATGCCCCGCGCCAGAGCACCATGGTCGCCGTTGGCAAATGCCAGCCCGTTATCTTCGTGCCGCACCAGCTCAAGGTTTGAGGCAAGGTCCGAGGCAATGACGGGCAGCCCAACGGCCCAGCCTTCCTTGATGACGGCACTGGAACCTTCGCCGTCCACCGATGGCACAGCCAGTATGTCAAAACCGGGCATCATGACCCTGCTGTCCTGCCAGCCGAGGCAGGCCATACGGCTTTCAACACCTTCCTGCCGCGCAAGCTCAAGCAGCGGCTCAAACAACGGCCCGCTGCCTATGATGCGCGCCTCCCACGGCGGCAGCGTGCCCGCTGCACCGCGATGCAGTTCGCCCAGCGCGCGGACAAACACATCATGCCCTTTCTGCCGCGTAAGCGCCCCGACCATGCCGATGACCAGCCGCCCGTCCTGTCTGGTGGTTCTGGGAGTATACAGCGAAGCGTCTATGCCCGAATGAATGACGTGCACCTTTTCTGCGGGCATGCCTGAATCGCGCATGACCTGTGCTATTTCAGCACTGACCCCCACCACGGCATCTGCCAGCAGATATTTGCGGCCCCGCCAGCCCTGACGCAGCGGATACGAGACCCGCCGGGTATGCAGCAGGCGGGTGGCGCCGCCGCTGCGGCTGTGCAGCCAGGCCCCCAGTCCCGCACTGTGGGCGTCGTTGGTGTGCAGAATGCATGTTCTGCCGCGCAGGTGCCGCATCAGGGTATACAGCGTACGCGGGTCCCACGCGCGCCTTCCGCCCAGCGGCAGCACCGGCAGACCGGCGTCCGCCGCCATATGCAGCAGCGGAGCGTTACGCGGCGCGGCAACGACGCAGGAAAATTCAGGGCTGTCCGCCAGCCGCTGCGCAAGGTAAAAAACCTGTCGCTGACCGCCGCGCAATTCATGCCCGAGGTCAAGCAAAACTATATGCATATCCATCACTGCCGCTACCGTGTTGCGTTCTTGCCCGCCCCGAGAAAACAGGGCCGCGCCGGCTTGCGGCGCGGCCCCGGTATGTTCTGCGGGTGCAGGGCGTTTGCCTTCTGCAGGCTTCCGGTTAAAAAGAAATACCGTTCTCCGCAAGATCCCTGCGCAGGAGCTCGCGGAAACGGCGTGCCACAGGGCCGGGTCTGCCCCCGCCCACGGGCTGCCCCTCAAAGGAGACAACACTCACACATTCCGTCGTGGTGCCCAGCACCATGACTTCTGCGGCGCGGTACAGTTCATCCTCGCGCACCTTGCGGAATGCCACATTCATTTCATCACGCACCAGATCAATGACACGCATGATGGTGGTGCCGGAAAGCGCGTTGGTGAATTCGGGAACAACCAGCGTGCCGTCGGCGTCCACAAGGCAGAGGTTTTCCGTGGGGCCTTCGGCAATGAAATCATTCTCGTCAAAACTGACGGGAATGTCGCAGCCGCGGGAACGGGCCTCAAGTTTCATGAGCACGTTGGGAATATAGTTGGCGTTCTTGATGGTGGCCAGATAGCCCTGTTTCGCGGGAATGGACGTCCGGAACGCGGTAACGCCCTTTTCATACCATTCCTCAGGCTTGGGCGTAAGGCTGTACGCCACAACGTACAGGCTGGGCACAGGGCACTCGGCAGGGTCGATGCCGAACCCGCCGGGACCACGTCCCAGCAGAATGCGTATGCAGCCGTCGGGCGTGTCCGCTGCGCGGGCTACCTGCAG harbors:
- a CDS encoding ATP-binding protein, whose translation is MMYAVHALLKALWRLEKENETLRSALSGTQHAAQARPLGGLPYAEVALRPGAGEQTGGEAGKQADTSPEMGRDLYVSHVSDALLELAGMTAPLKDPADIFTAVPWQLALLCTQSTPVLVSIPLRIRTAQGGSLPVLAMPLPLPHHDSAASRTSWRFMVLPVDGVPCEDGINLTRAMADNMIDMLWAKDTKGRYLFANRAICEKLLCCDGIDPLGRDDIYFARRQRALGWQHTFGELCLNSDDIVLLSQKPGRFVEDGLVQNKYLALEVQKSPLYDPRGVLIGTVGTGRDITRQKEAEEALRRSEHRFGMVLRATSDIIWAYDIAKDTMTCGKMDSPDPFRAMQECHCLPVHHEELKDIKDHVSRFFREGGDNLQHEFNLTAHDGNTIWLLSRGRVMEFDEKGAPLLAVGSHTDITELKTAQVAAEAAAKAKSAFLATMSHEIRTPLNGVLGMLQILGNEITDPKPLRLTRTALDSGRKLLAIINDILDFSTIDAGAAPLDHAPLRIRETVNSVLANFSEEVRQKGLTLTAVVDRAVPDVLVGDESRIRQILFNLVGNAVKFTREGSVRVDVLLLTAPADEEARLLVTVEDTGIGMEAEMLPRIFDPFFQVDGTYRRRYQGTGLGLGIVRSLVSMMNGNISVESTPGVGTTICCSLLLRKAQPQEQPAGGQEQEIPALPPARILLAEDEEVNRMAATYLLRKMGHTVTAATSGLHVIELLQDHEPDCILMDIQMPDMDGIETTKVIRGGQIAGLENIPIIALTAHAMKGDKEIFLAAGMDGYISKPIDAAELQRELYRILHTGKNKKPPHTKHDGTQE
- a CDS encoding glycosyltransferase; its protein translation is MHIVLLDLGHELRGGQRQVFYLAQRLADSPEFSCVVAAPRNAPLLHMAADAGLPVLPLGGRRAWDPRTLYTLMRHLRGRTCILHTNDAHSAGLGAWLHSRSGGATRLLHTRRVSYPLRQGWRGRKYLLADAVVGVSAEIAQVMRDSGMPAEKVHVIHSGIDASLYTPRTTRQDGRLVIGMVGALTRQKGHDVFVRALGELHRGAAGTLPPWEARIIGSGPLFEPLLELARQEGVESRMACLGWQDSRVMMPGFDILAVPSVDGEGSSAVIKEGWAVGLPVIASDLASNLELVRHEDNGLAFANGDHGALARGIARLASDAGLCARLVQGGRQSLEEFTDVRMAGAYMRLYRSLLV
- a CDS encoding aminodeoxychorismate lyase; this encodes MIPVLDTDAWVEKLLSTRRSAEGKILAFYEHRMEAICRDPRLLLMPADDHLAHRGDGVFESMKFEGRRLYQLDAHLERMERSARGIYLTPPCTQSVLRDIVLQVARAADTPDGCIRILLGRGPGGFGIDPAECPVPSLYVVAYSLTPKPEEWYEKGVTAFRTSIPAKQGYLATIKNANYIPNVLMKLEARSRGCDIPVSFDENDFIAEGPTENLCLVDADGTLVVPEFTNALSGTTIMRVIDLVRDEMNVAFRKVREDELYRAAEVMVLGTTTECVSVVSFEGQPVGGGRPGPVARRFRELLRRDLAENGISF